CCGCGCAGACGGTCGCGTCTGGAAGAGGCGGCCCGTCGGGCACGCTACGAGCGTCGCTGCGCCGAGGTCGCACAGGTCAAAGCGTTGGCGGCTCAAGGACTGTCCGCGGCGCAGATTGCCCGCGATCTTCACCGCAGTGCGCATTTCATCCGGTTCAGCTTACGGGTCGAGCAGGTTCCGGAAACGCGCCATCCCCCTCGCCATAGCCAGCTGGATCCTTATCAAGGCCGGTTGTGGGAACTCTGGACGGCGGGCGAGCGCAACGCCATGGCGTTGCTCCGCCAGGTGCAACAGGAAGGCTTTCCGGGGAGCTACACATCTGACCTGCTCCCTGAAAACGAGTCCAGATGAGAATGGAGGGTCTGACATCATGACGGGGTCCATCCCCGGAGGTCAGCATGAAGGGAAAGAAGCACACCGAAGAGCAGATCGCGTTCGCGCTCAAACAGGCTGAAACTGGCGTCTCAGTCGGGGAAATCTGCCGGAAGATGGGCATCGCCGAGTCCACCTTCTACCACTGGAAGAAGAAGTTCAGCGGCCTGGGAGTCAGCGAACTGCGGCGCCTCCGTCAACTCGAAGAGGAAAACCGCAAGATGGGGCAGCTGGTCGCAGACCTGAGCCTGGACAAAGTCATGCTGCAGGACGTCATCAAATCAAAGCTCTGAAGCCCGCCCAGCGTCACGGCCTGGTCACCCACCTTCAGGATGGGTATCGGGTCAGCGAGCGGCGGGCCTGCCGGGTGCTTCGCGCCTCGCGAAGCACCTTGAGGTACCTGCCACGACGTCCACCGAACGAGCCGGTGATCGTCCAGCGCATGACTGAGATCGCCCAGACCCGCATCCGGTACGGGTACCGGCGGATTCACATCTTGATGCAGCGGGAAGGCTGGCAGATCAATCACAAGCGCCTCTACCGGCTCTACCGACAGGCGGGGCTGAACCTCCGGATGAAGCGTCCCCGTCGGCGGGTGAGCGCGGCACACCGTGCCGCGCGAACAGATCCAGTGAAGGTGAACCAGGTGTGGTCGATGGATTTCGTTTCAGACGCGTTATTCAACGGCCGGCGGTTCAGAGCATTGACGCTGCTGGACGTGTATTCCCGAGAATGTCTGGCCATTCATGTGGACGTCAGCATCCGTGCCGAGCGGGTGGTGGAGATCATGCGTTCAGTCACGAGCGCTCGGGGGATCCCCGAGCGCATCCAGGTGGACAATGGCAGTGAGTTCGTCAGTAAGGCCCTGGATTTGTGGGCCTACGAGCAGCGGGTGACACTGGATTTCTCCCGTCCTGGGCGCCCTCAGGACAATGCCCACATCGAATCGTTCAACGGAAGTTTCCGGGACGAGTGCCTGAATGCCCACTGGTTCCTGTCCATGGAGGATGCCGCGGAGAAGATCGAAAATTGGAGGGCCGACTATAATGTCCTCAGGCCGCACTCTGCGCTGGGAAATCTCGCTCCTGGAGCGTTCGCAGCGTTGAATGCCCCGATCCACCGCCCGTCGGAGCCTCCAACCTGACCTGGACCAATTTCTGGGAGCGGCTCAAGGTACGCTGAGATTTGCACATCGGCTGGAACCGCAATTGGGGCACCCTCAGGGGCAAGCCCAGTTCGTTCCCGGTTTGAATTAGGACAGGGCGCACTACCGCTGTAGGCGTAACTGGCTCCTGGCGGGTCCAGCCACAGCAGCAGGTCGGCCACGCCGCAGGGTGCGCGCCATGATCAAGTGCCAATTGAGAAAGGTCAAACGAAGCGCTATCTGCAGGCCAGCAGCGTCAAGTCAATGCGTGACGCCACCGGCCTGTTGAACGTGCCGGTCTCACGGGCGCTGATCGGCCCCGGCGTGGTCCGCCACTTCTTGACCGGGCGACCGGTGGTTCCGGCCTCCTGGCCGGGTTGGGTGGCGGGGGAACTCCTGTCGCAGGGCGCGGTACAGTGACACGCACATGCCGAGCATGATGGCGCTGAAGGGCAGCGCGGCCAGCACGCTCGCCGACTGCAGGCCGGACAGGCCGCCACTCAGGAGCAGCGCCGCAGCGATCATGGCCTGAAGGACGCCCCACATCAGTTTGACCGGGGTGCTGGGGTTGGGGTGCCCGCGGCTGGACTGCATGCCCAGGACGTACGTGGCGGAATCTGCGCTGGTGATGAAGAACGAGGAGATGAGCAGCGTGGCCAGGATGGCCAGGCCACCCCCGAACGGCAGCGTGTCGAACAGGGCGAACAGGGCGGTGGACACGTCCGCTTTGGTCGCCTCGGCGATGGCGACGTCGCCGTTGAGTTCCTGCCTCACGGCGCTGCCGCCGAACACGGTGAACCACAGGAAGCTTACGAGGGCCGGCACCAGCAGCACCCCAGTGACGAACTCCTTGATGGTGCGGCCGCGGGAGACGCGGGCGATGAACAGGC
This is a stretch of genomic DNA from Deinococcus ficus. It encodes these proteins:
- a CDS encoding IS3 family transposase (programmed frameshift) produces the protein MKGKKHTEEQIAFALKQAETGVSVGEICRKMGIAESTFYHWKKKFSGLGVSELRRLRQLEEENRKMGQLVADLSLDKVMLQDVIKFKALKPAQRHGLVTHLQDGYRVSERRACRVLRASRSTLRYLPRRPPNEPVIVQRMTEIAQTRIRYGYRRIHILMQREGWQINHKRLYRLYRQAGLNLRMKRPRRRVSAAHRAARTDPVKVNQVWSMDFVSDALFNGRRFRALTLLDVYSRECLAIHVDVSIRAERVVEIMRSVTSARGIPERIQVDNGSEFVSKALDLWAYEQRVTLDFSRPGRPQDNAHIESFNGSFRDECLNAHWFLSMEDAAEKIENWRADYNVLRPHSALGNLAPGAFAALNAPIHRPSEPPT